A region from the Eublepharis macularius isolate TG4126 chromosome 13, MPM_Emac_v1.0, whole genome shotgun sequence genome encodes:
- the DYNLL1 gene encoding dynein light chain 1, cytoplasmic, which translates to MSDRKAVIKNADMSEEMQQDSVECATQALEKYNIEKDIAAHIKKEFDKKYNPTWHCIVGRNFGSYVTHETKHFIYFYLGQVAILLFKSG; encoded by the exons ATGAGTGATCGAAAGGCTGTGATCAAGAATGCAGATATGTCTGAGGAGATGCAGCAGGACTCTGTGGAGTGTGCTACACAGGCCCTGGAAAAATATAACATTGAGAAGGACATTGCTGCTCACATAAAGAAG GAGTTTGACAAGAAATACAACCCTACTTGGCACTGTATTGTGGGAAGAAACTTTGGCAGTTATGTGACTCACGAGACTAAACACTTCATCTACTTTTATCTGGGCCAAGTTGCGATTCTCCTCTTCAAATCCGGTTAG